In the genome of Megalops cyprinoides isolate fMegCyp1 chromosome 18, fMegCyp1.pri, whole genome shotgun sequence, the window CCtaaatgtgcaaatacatttacagaacaaataacaaaataatagaTATTTACCACATCAGCTCTGGCAAAGATAATGGGGAGCCCAAAGGCTGAGACCACTATTCCTGTGGTTAGAAAAATGGCCAGCTCTTTACAAGCATTGCTGGCAGCGTCCGTGTCATCTATAATCCTTCGGGAGATGCAGTAGGGTACAGGACACAGGATGTAGAAGAAGAGAACAAACAGTGGCCAATATTTACTGTGGAGAGATGAGACAAAAATCAAGTCAGTGCTGAAAATGACAACTTCTTTGCCTTCAATTTCCATATCTACAAGCAAATAGATATGTCAGTCTGGAATGACAAAGATACAGTGCAAACACAGGAATTAAATCTTGTTGAAGTTGATCTTTGTACTAGGAAAATCCAATGTTCTTTGCATGACTTCAAAGCTGCAAGCCAGTGTAAATCAGACTCATATTCTGAAGGGACACAGCTGAAGCTCCAAATCCCTTTCTCATGCGTGCAACTGATCAAAATACACGCTcaacactcactcatacacaggCAGTGCACATCCCAGCATGAGGAACATAAGGCCAATGGCTCCTCCGAAGGACAGGCTTATGAGTGCTGCAAAGGCAAGAAGAATGAAGGATAACCATTAACTGGcgaaaaactgaaaatattaagaCCAATGCACAATTTTACATTCTTcatattttgcattacattacaggcatttagcagatgctcttatccagagcgactttcagcacaatcaaacaaaagtgtatccattcaagttaaatgagcaacagagtcagaccaggctaacaacactcccagaccagtgagtgtgagcataacactattcctACCACaaacttgtgcaatctgactaggcaacagaagccaagtatactaccatacatcagtcactagatcataGAATCCATAATACCTCaacaatacatgtaaaataaacatcatatACTATAGGTAGCAGGTGTTcgggggtggggattgaggtggaactgagatgcaatCTGAAGATATGGGTCCTCAGTCTGAGTCAGAAGCCATTTTGTAAATCATTTGAACATCCTTCCATGAACTGAAGCAAGTGAAGGATCTCCTTCAATGGTAAAAAGCAGGGTACCACTATAAATTCAAACCTTTAATCCTCAGTCTGATTTAAAAGGAAACTTGCCAAAACACAATGTTGAATTCATGAAGATTACTAAAACCAGGTTTGTGAAATACAAGTCAGTAGGGTCTCAgtgtgaaggtttttttttttggtattccAATCACTCCTGCCAATTAGGCAACTTCATTACATTTCCTTTAATATACTACTCATAATGCTTTGCACAAACTCGAGTAAATCACATGAGTGTCATTAGTGTGGGTAACACTGGTATGTTGCCAGCAGAGTACTTGTAGATTTGGACTGCAGTTGACTTTAGTTAGATATGTGATTAAGCCAGTTCAGACATTTTAACAAATTCCTATGAAGCAAAACGAGGCGGCATCTCTTCTAGCCCCATGAAGTATCAACAGATTTCTTATTGCAGGAAACTGTAATTCTCATATCCCTCGTTGGTCATGTTTATACTTGATGCTAATCATGTAATGCAACTCTGACTGAAGACTTCAGCTAATAAAGAACGGGCAACCTCGTGACGAATCAGATGATTTCACATGCAGCGCTTAAAGGTTTTAGTGGCgatggtgggggaggagggggtgatcACCCACACTGTCGTTATTCAGTCTGATAAATATAATTTGTGTTGTTAGACACAAAAAGTAAAGTaggtaaattaataaataataaaaataatacaagaaCACTGAGACTATGCAGCATCTGAACTGACTAAACAAGCCAAGCTGCCTATACGGTGATCTACGTGATTGAACTTCTCTTGCTTTATTACCTTAGTTACCGAGCTTGTCATACGTTCCGTTAGCTGGTTAAGTAGCTGGGTAGACAGTTACATAGCCTACCTACGTAGTTTGTTTCATCCAGGCATATGCTGTTCTTCGCAACTGTCAAAAAGCTAACTAAAAACCTAACTCTTCCTACACAGTAAAATCATGATTTTGGGATCATCACTTGCTTCGGAGTACTCTGAAACAACacagttagcaagctagctagctaactatcaTTACACTTAGCCAATTTAGCTAACAAGCTGTGTCTAACCACATTCTACATTCTGGTAAAAGCAGAACATATTACTACTACATATATTGCTACTGTAATTTAGTTAATGCTGGCCTGCTATACGCGAGAAATGAATGATGCTTGATTGCGTGGATGCCCTCACAGGtaccgttagctagctagctaacactcTCGTTGCAAGACTTTGGGGTTTCCTACACGAAATTCTAAATACACGACTGTGACCTCACCTTTAATCCCGGCCATTTCTTCAAAGCGTTAACAGGCTTCCCAGGGTATGCGCCAAAAAACGACAACCAGGACCGGTTCCTAGGAAGACGACGGGCAGGACAGTGTCATCTGTGCACTTTTCATTCTCAACTGATGCTGCGGGGACGGTCGAATCTGAAGGTTCGAATCCCGGCTATATGGACATTATACTGGTTGACACGCATGCGTACATGCTATGTCTAATCTGTCATATGCGAGTTATTAAAGACATCAAAGTGcatcaaagaaataaaatagcTATGTATCGAACACATCTGTAAACCCAAGTCTAAAGCTGATGACATCGAAACCGTTCATCTGACCTCAACAATGTGGCTGACACAGGAAGACATTATTATTTATGCCGCGTAGGTAGCTCTCCCGTGTACATAAACACGGAAATGAGTCAGGAAGGAGGCGGAAGAGGGAGACGAGTGCGCAGTGCAAAGTTCTGAAACATGATGAAAGGATATGTAACAACATAACCTTATTACAAACGTGAATTACTGTGTACGCATTGCATAATTGTTGTCTCCGATGAGCAAGGACCAGTGATTTTTGATTCGACTATTCTCGCTAGACTCGACTCTGCTTATCATTTCCGTGATATACTAACGTCAGCTCAGTAGCTAACTTGCTAAATTTGTAGCAATGAAGACTTTGTCGGTGATTGTTCTACACTTTCTCTTTGTACTTCACACCGAAGGCTGGAACGATGGAGGTCAGTAACACTTCATGGCCTGTTAAGTTTCTCACATTAACATCGCTAACTAGGTAGCTAACGAGCCAGCTGTCTTGCTTGTCTAGTTGATGCTGCTAGTTAGCTTTATCTCTAATGGCTGACATATTTGCAAGTTTAGATAACTTTAGTCAGCGTTTTTTGTGACATTTCGTCAAAGTCTCAGTGTTTCCAACACTGAGactgaatatttattgtgtATGCTAGGGTGACCATgcgtcctctttttcccggacatgtcgTCTTTTTGGGACacattttttaggtcccaaaaagaagacatgtccgggaaaaagaggacgttTGGTTACTCTAGTGTATGCACATTCATAGGGTGTCTTCATGTGGGTTACAAATTTGATCTTTGGTTTATTTCAGGGAGTGTCTTGCTACGAGATGTACAGGCACTCACACTGTACAGAGGAGGGAACACAAACTCCCGTCGGACAAGCCCTGTCCCACAGCTTCAGTGCGTGGGAGGGTCGGCGGGCTGTAGCTCATTCGTCCCAGAAGTAGTTCAGTGTCAGAACAAAGGCTGGGATGGCATTGATGTACAAGTAAGGGCTCCTCTTGTCTACAGAGTTTGTATCATCACATGGTTATCATCTAAGGGCTAGAGTGTTAACTTATTCCCAATGTTAGCTCATTGCCAGCTTTTAGTATGCCAATGTATTAGAAATACGCAAACCAAAACAAGGCGCTGACATTTGCTGACCATTGGTTTTTGGGTGTCTGTCCAGTGGGAGTGCAAAACAGACATGGACAACGCCTACAGATTTGGTAGGATCGAGGTAAGCTGCGAGGGCTTCAACCACCCAGACGACCCGTACATCCTGAAGGGCTCATGCGGACTGGAGTACACCCTGGAGCTGACGGAGCAGGGCAGACAGAGGGGCGGGGGCTCCCACGGGACTGGGGGGTTTGGAGACTTCGCCTCCAGCTTCTTCCAGGACTCCTCGGACAGCAGGAGGCATCAGGGGGGTGGGAACATGTATCACCAGAGCTCCTCGGGGGCAGACGTCAGCGGCTTGGTCGTGGCCGgcctcttcctgctcctggCCTACGGTGTTTACAAGATGTTCCTGTGTGGCCCCATGCCAGGACAGGAGCGTTTCCCTGGCAACGACCCTCAGGGCCCCAACGCTTATGGCTACCCCAATGCAGGACCCCCACCTCCGGGATTCAAGCCTGATTACACAGGTACTTAAGCCACCCACAAACTGAATTGTTCATGTGAGCAGTGCCTCGGTATTGTGCTGTGGTCTAAATATGAGGAAATGATTTGGAGAATAGGGATGCAGCTTTTGGCCACACAGTCGTAAGTTCCAATCTCTGGATGTTGTTGTGCAAGGCTTGAATTCTTTTAATCAAAAACTGGATAAATTCagaatatataaatgcatagGAAGTGACATTTTCCAGTTTGTTAAATGCCATTCAAGTCTGTTATTAATCATGACTGTACGATTTTAGTTACGGACTGCTGTCTTAATATGTatacattatgtgtgtgtttgaattacAGAGTCTTCTTCAGGCTACGGAGACTATACAGGCTATCAAGGGACAAGCAACGAGTATGGTTTCAGGAACGAGTTCACACGACCACATCACACTGGACACAGGTCTAACTCAGGTGGATTCTGGAGTGGAATGGGTACTGGAGGAGTCCTGGGATATCTGTTTGGGAGTCAGAGGTCAGTACTCTGTGTTCATCTAACACTTGTTCATAACTTAACTGTCATTACAAAGAAGTTGGTATGTCACGTTACCTCTATTTTTAGCACCTGACATGTTGTGGAAGCCTTGCGGCAATGTCTTCTCATCTTCTTTAGAGGCATTGTGTGTCATTacctattttttattttattattaaaatctTCACACCTGCATTAATAACTTTGCTCCCCCACACTTAGGAATAACCAAACGATTTCAGATATTCTCTTTGCAGCAGTCTGTGTAGCCTCTGTCAACTGTATGGGAGGGAAACCAAGGGAATGACACCTTTTCCCTTCTTGTAGACGGCAGCCCACCATGTCCACTGGGAACTCAGGATTTTCATGGAACAGTGGAAACAGGAAAGCACCAGAAAGCACCGGAACACGCACTGCCTCAGGTAAGTAGGACAGTTCGTCCGAAGTTTGATGTCACCTCATTGGTAGGATAGCACATAATTCTTAAGTGAGGGCTATTCCAGGTCAGTGTTTTCTGCTTACTGATGCACTTTTTGAAGCTGTACGAAGTCTGTGGTGCTGTTGATAATAATACTGACTGATTAATACAGGTTTTGGCGGGACAAAAAGAAGATGAGTGGACAAGACGAGCGTTTCTGTGAACCTGGCGTAGGCCTTCCTTGTCAGAATTGAATGACATCTGGATTCAACgctgcaaaaagcaaaaaaaaaaacaaaaaacaaaaaaaaaacaaacaaaaaaaagtgtgatttgATTTGTAATCAAGTTGGCACTCGGGGAAAGAAATGAAGAGGTTGACATCCGGAGGGGGGTGGACTGATGGAAACACCTTTACATGGCTTCAGTGTGTCagctttatttgtatttctctgATGTGCACCCATATAGAGTGATAGTGCCTAATAAGTAtagctgtgtgagtgtgagtgtgagtgtgagtgtgagtgtgagtgtgagtgtgagtgtgagtgtgtgtgtgtgtgtacatgtgctgtGTATTCTCCCTGCTCACCTTTACTGCTGTATCCCTCTTTATACCCACACCTCAAATACAATGATTAAGTTTTCCaagagtgaaaagaaaaatatgtccATCGCTGACCtttgttttgtggatttttCTTAGTTTTATCATTGTGTGGTTATCATAACTTGTTGCTGTTATTATGCGGGTTAACTTTAGGGCTACATTAATGTTTATAGATGATAAAGGATGCTGTGATAAAAAAGTGAGCAAAATGTtggtttgttaaaaaaatgttggacCTGATTTCCAAGACATGCTTTTTAATGGGGTAAAgattaaaaagtaattattggTGAGAACAACTGCATTTGTGATATGAATGGCATTATTTTGCACTCTATTAAAGAAAATGGAGCTACACCACTTCTTGAAAGACATTGAtgaatctttaaaaaacattaatttgagATCATTTTTAAAGTAGGTGTTCCTCTTTAACCCTTTTTGATAAGATTATTCTTGAAAACTACACTGTAGGTAACACACAGTGTGCCGGTGTGCCAtttataattgtatttatttcatgagGTTTTTTGCACTTAGATGAAATATAGTTCCAAATAAAAGCAATGGTTGTGTCCCCATGGAatactgatttttaaattggaTGCACACTTCATAGCTTCaccattatcattacattagTACATTTCCATTATAATGTGATGTTGGTATTATATCACTTTGCATGGCTGCTAAAAATGTTGCAAACACGAGTTTCTCACTCATTGTTCCTTAGCCATtggcttcatttttcattggcttcTGTTCAGCAATATGTCACCATGAAGAATGACACTTGAGGTCATTTAGGTTTACACTTAGCGCACCGTCATTGCTCAGTCCAACAGCCATTGATAGAAATCAATATAGCAGGCGATGAGTAATATGCTTGACCAAAAgcattgctgtgttgtgtgtgcattgctGCCATCATCTGGCTGCAAGAAGCAGCTCTTggataagaaaataaaatgtatttcatagcaaagatttttttttctttttctgtatctGTCCTTACTTTGACCAGTCTGTGCCCAAGTACCCAAACACTGCAAGCCGGGAGTTGCCAAAGCCACAGGGGAAATAAGCTCTCCAGACAAATGAGTAAACAGGTGGAGTCCATGCTGGTATTTTGGTGGTATCTGACAGGGACAGCATGGCACATGCTGTGCAGCCGTTATCTGTGGTTACAGTGGAGAATGTTTCATATCCCGGTGTGAAAATGTTTGGACTGCTAGCTGTAACATGCCTGTGATAGCTTAGTATTTTAATAAGCCTAATAGCCTAAAGGTAGACATGTTCTTCACTGAAGTGCATACTTCTTTTTATTTGgggaattgtttttttgttaggTATTTTCCTCTGCCAAGATTATGAATTGCGCTTTGCTCATAAAGGTGACTTATCCCACCAGGattatttgttttctcataTACAATTCTAGGCAACTGGTTGGAGTTGGCTTTAAGACCAAAGAAAATAGTTTGGACAGCAATATTTACATCTACTTCAGAGTTGCAGTAAGTTTAAGCATGAATCCCGCTGAATGGAAGCGTGGAGGCGTTTGAACTTGCTTGTAACCTCAAGCAATCAAAAGTGCGCTTGGAGTACTGTGGGCGTGGCTTACCCCAGAGCGAGCAGTAAATTAGTAGCATGCACCTCAGGTTCACAGTAATGGAAGCACCGTGTGACTCAGATGCAGCCTGATGCAGGTGAAAAGAAGAAGGGGAAATGAAGAGGTTTTTCGGGACTCAGAGAGATGAGGACTATGGACAGGTTCGGTATCTCACGGCAAA includes:
- the LOC118793414 gene encoding leptin receptor overlapping transcript-like 1 produces the protein MAGIKALISLSFGGAIGLMFLMLGCALPVYDKYWPLFVLFFYILCPVPYCISRRIIDDTDAASNACKELAIFLTTGIVVSAFGLPIIFARADVIEWGACALVVTGNTIIFATILGFFLVFGSNDDFSWQQW
- the saraf gene encoding store-operated calcium entry-associated regulatory factor — encoded protein: MKTLSVIVLHFLFVLHTEGWNDGGSVLLRDVQALTLYRGGNTNSRRTSPVPQLQCVGGSAGCSSFVPEVVQCQNKGWDGIDVQWECKTDMDNAYRFGRIEVSCEGFNHPDDPYILKGSCGLEYTLELTEQGRQRGGGSHGTGGFGDFASSFFQDSSDSRRHQGGGNMYHQSSSGADVSGLVVAGLFLLLAYGVYKMFLCGPMPGQERFPGNDPQGPNAYGYPNAGPPPPGFKPDYTESSSGYGDYTGYQGTSNEYGFRNEFTRPHHTGHRSNSGGFWSGMGTGGVLGYLFGSQRRQPTMSTGNSGFSWNSGNRKAPESTGTRTASGFGGTKRR